One Silene latifolia isolate original U9 population chromosome 4, ASM4854445v1, whole genome shotgun sequence DNA segment encodes these proteins:
- the LOC141653513 gene encoding chaperone protein dnaJ 13-like — MEETPNRELYALLNISPEASTEEIRKAYRQWAQIYHPDKYQASNMKEIATENFQRICEAYEILSDENKRQIYDIYGMEGLKSGLELGAKLNKTEEIKEELERLKLRKEFEKLAQIRSAGSIVANLSLPDFLDGDGFMRGMSMASEAQSQLSKGLNIALGGNLAVIGNSGGGNATAVLSHQISPVASIEYMASAGLRSLIGIQTTRHLSPHSTATTGLAMSLKDGSINLSNSWTRQLTETSNGNIQFQLGTESAIAVGWHKKEEKTLASGQIKFGTSSFEASAHYKHRFSLKSHGRIGGRIGSNALEFEIGGGRRISRFSTVRMLYTIGIQGIFWKFELHRGGQKLIVPVLLSSYINPVFAAGAFAIPTSLYFILQKFVAKPYYLRREKQKALENMEQTSGQVREARTAAAKAQQLLEVVAGRKRNKQMEVGGLVITKALYGSEKALKKQDDSEEFSDDLASQVIDVTIPLNFLVNDLGQLKLHEGVKKSGIMGFCDPCPAEPKKLLVEYTCGDKNYKVVVDDYEQLLIPQEVHRV, encoded by the exons ATGAAAGAAATTGCTACAGAGAATTTTCAGCGAATATGTGAGGCATATGAAATACTCTCTGATGAGAATAAAAGACAGATATATGATATATATGGTATGGAAGGGTTGAAATCTGGTTTAGAACTTGGGGCAAAGCTAAATAAAACAGAAGAGATCAAGGAAGAACTGGAAAGGTTAAAGCTCAGGAAAGAATTCGAAAAACTCGCTCAGATTCGATCTGCTGGTTCAATTGTGGCAAATTTGTCATTGCCGGATTTCTTAGATGGCGATGGCTTTATGAGGGG AATGTCCATGGCCAGTGAGGCGCAGTCTCAATTATCTAAAGGCTTAAATATTGCACTTGGTGGGAATCTAGCAGTTATAGGAAACTCAGGAGGTGGAAATGCTACTGCCGTGCTTAGTCATCAGATATCACCAGTTGCCTCCATTGAATACATGGCCTCTGCTGGTTTGCGTTCACTTATCGGTATACAAACAACACG CCACTTATCACCTCATTCCACTGCCACCACGGGACTGGCAATGTCACTCAAAGATGGGTCAATCAACCTCTCTAATTCATGGACTCGCCAATTGACTGAAACTTCAAATGGAAAT ATACAATTTCAGCTGGGAACAGAGTCGGCAATTGCTGTTGGATGGCATAAGAAAGAAGAGAAAACACTTGCTTCTGGCCAAATCAAG TTTGGCACTAGCTCTTTTGAAGCATCAGCTCATTATAAACACCGTTTCTCCTTGAAGTCTCATGGGCGTATAGGAGGCAGAATTGGAAG CAATGCTCTTGAATTTGAAATTGGTGGGGGCCGTAGAATATCGAGATTCAGCACAGTCCGAATGCTGTATACGATAGGTATTCAG GGTATCTTTTGGAAGTTCGAATTGCATCGGGGTGGCCAGAAGTTAATTGTCCCA GTTCTGCTTTCGAGCTATATTAATCCTGTGTTTGCAGCTGGAGCATTTGCTATTCCGACATCCTTGTATTTTATACTTCAG AAGTTTGTTGCTAAACCTTATTATCTTAGACGAGAGAAGCAAAAGGCACTAGAGAATATGGAGCAGACTTCAGGCCAG GTTCGGGAGGCCAGGACAGCTGCGGCAAAGGCACAACAACTGTTAGAAGTTGTGGCtggtagaaaaagaaataaaCAAATGGAGGTTGGTGGATTGGTGATTACAAAAGCTTTGTATGGAAGTGAAAAGGCTTTGAAAAAACAAGATGATTCCGAAGAGTTCAGTGATGATTTGGCTTCACAAGTTATTGACGTTACCATACCTCTGAATTTCTTGGTCAATGATTTGGGGCAACTCAAG CTTCACGAGGGAGTGAAGAAATCTGGCATTATGGGattttgtgacccttgtccagcGGAGCCTAAGAAACTGTTGGTTGAGTACACTTGTGGTGATAAAAACTACAAG GTGGTAGTAGACGATTATGAACAGTTGCTGATACCCCAAGAAGTTCACAGGGTATAG